In a single window of the Terriglobus roseus genome:
- the coaD gene encoding pantetheine-phosphate adenylyltransferase: MPTVRAIYPGTFDPPTNGHLDLVSRGSTIFDHLVVAVLRNSSKGAPLFTTAERVDMLREATHAFGNVTVETFDGLLVDFARQQGAKAVLRGIRAISDYEYEFQMAMMNRKLDKTLETVFMMPAEKYTYVSSRLIKGVYQLNGDISELVPPLVLERLQQKRGAHVAPLGGEVPGEV, from the coding sequence ATGCCGACTGTCCGCGCGATCTACCCCGGAACCTTCGATCCGCCCACCAATGGGCATCTTGACCTGGTCAGCCGCGGGTCGACCATCTTCGATCACCTGGTGGTAGCGGTTCTGCGCAACTCCAGTAAGGGAGCGCCGCTCTTCACCACGGCAGAGCGGGTGGACATGTTGCGTGAGGCGACGCACGCTTTTGGCAACGTCACGGTGGAAACCTTCGACGGTCTGCTGGTGGATTTCGCGCGACAGCAAGGTGCGAAGGCCGTCCTGCGCGGTATCCGTGCCATCTCGGACTACGAGTACGAGTTCCAGATGGCCATGATGAATCGCAAACTCGACAAGACGCTGGAGACCGTCTTCATGATGCCCGCGGAGAAGTACACCTATGTTTCGTCGCGGCTGATCAAGGGCGTCTATCAGCTCAACGGAGACATCAGCGAACTGGTGCCCCCTCTGGTCCTCGAGCGTCTGCAGCAGAAGCGCGGGGCTCACGTTGCGCCGCTGGGCGGCGAGGTTCCCGGCGAAGTTTAG